From Pongo pygmaeus isolate AG05252 chromosome 1, NHGRI_mPonPyg2-v2.0_pri, whole genome shotgun sequence, one genomic window encodes:
- the NPPB gene encoding natriuretic peptides B, giving the protein MDPQTAPSRALLLLLFLHVALLGGLSHPLGSPGSALDLETSGLQEQRDHLQGKLSELQVEQTSLEPLQESPRPTGVWKAREVATEGIRGHHKMILYTLRAPRSPKMVQGSGCFGRKMDRISSSSGLGCKVLRRH; this is encoded by the exons ATGGATCCCCAGACAGCACCTTCCCGGGCGCTCCTGCTCCTGCTCTTCTTGCACGTGGCTCTCCTGGGAGGGCTTTCCCACCCGCTGGGCAGCCCCGGTTCAGCCTTGGACTTGGAAACGTCCGGGTTACAG GAGCAGCGCGACCATTTGCAGGGCAAACTGTCGGAGCTGCAGGTGGAGCAGACATCCCTGGAGCCCCTCCAGGAGAGCCCCCGTCCCACAGGTGTCTGGAAGGCCCGGGAGGTAGCCACCGAGGGCATCCGTGGGCACCACAAAATGATCCTCTACACCCTGCGGGCACCACGAAGCCCCAAGATGGTGCAAGGGTCTGGCTGCTTTGGGAGGAAGATGGACCGGATCAGCTCCTCCAGTGGCCTGGGCTGCAAAG TGCTGAGGCGGCATTAA
- the NPPA gene encoding natriuretic peptides A gives MSSFSTTTVSFLLFLAFQLLDQTRANPVYNANPVYNAVSNADLMDFKNLLDHLEEKMPLEDEVVPPQVLSEQNEEAGAALSPLPEVPPWTGEVSPAQRDGGALGRGPWDSSDRSALLKSKLRALLTAPRSLRRSSCFGGRMDRIGAQSGLGCNSFRYRR, from the exons ATGAGCTCCTTCTCCACCACTACCGTGAGCTTCCTCCTTTTTCTGGCATTCCAGCTCCTAGATCAGACCAGAGCTAATCCTGTGTACAATGCTAATCCTGTGTACAATGCCGTGTCCAACGCAGACCTGATGGATTTCAAG aaTTTGCTGGACCATTTGGAAGAAAAGATGCCTTTAGAAGATGAGGTCGTGCCCCCACAAGTGCTCAGTGAGCAGAATGAAGAAGCGGGGGCTGCTCTCAGCCCCCTCCCTGAGGTGCCTCCCTGGACCGGGGAAGTCAGCCCAGCCCAGAGAGATGGGGGTGCCCTCGGGCGGGGCCCCTGGGACTCCTCTGATCGATCTGCCCTCCTAAAAAGCAAGCTGAGGGCACTGCTCACTGCCCCTCGGAGCCTGCGGAGATCCAGCTGCTTCGGGGGCAGGATGGACAGGATTGGAGCCCAGAGCGGACTGGGCTGTAACAGCTTCCGG TACCGAAGATAA